From one Leifsonia soli genomic stretch:
- a CDS encoding GNAT family N-acetyltransferase yields MHLPDAAALDRLADRGWPALEREPLGAWTLRASTGVTNRANSVLTSGPVDDLGAAVDAAERWYAARSLPAVFQVSPASSPELRGVLAARGYREHSQTDILVADRETVAGGPAAAAPAAAAPVRIADHPDDAWLDTWWSVDGRGGAAERAVAARILRGGPALYAAHGDPAAPDAVARLAIVDGWGGLFAVATRPSARRRGLARALVLALATASAEHGVDGLWLQVLAGNTAAHALYASLGFRPASRYAYWS; encoded by the coding sequence GTGCACCTGCCTGATGCCGCCGCCCTGGACCGCCTCGCCGACCGCGGCTGGCCCGCGCTGGAGCGCGAACCGCTCGGCGCCTGGACGCTCCGGGCATCGACCGGTGTCACCAACCGCGCGAACTCGGTGCTCACCTCCGGTCCCGTCGACGACCTGGGCGCCGCGGTGGATGCCGCCGAGCGGTGGTACGCGGCACGGTCGCTGCCCGCGGTGTTCCAGGTGAGTCCTGCATCGTCGCCCGAACTGCGCGGTGTCCTCGCCGCGCGCGGATACCGCGAGCACTCGCAGACCGACATCCTGGTCGCCGACCGGGAGACGGTCGCCGGCGGCCCGGCTGCCGCCGCCCCGGCAGCCGCCGCGCCAGTGCGCATCGCCGACCACCCCGACGACGCGTGGCTCGACACCTGGTGGTCCGTCGACGGCCGCGGCGGAGCCGCCGAGCGCGCCGTCGCCGCGCGCATCCTCCGCGGTGGTCCCGCGCTCTACGCCGCCCACGGCGACCCCGCCGCACCGGACGCGGTCGCCCGGCTGGCCATCGTCGACGGATGGGGAGGCCTGTTCGCCGTCGCGACGCGCCCCTCGGCCCGGCGCCGCGGGCTGGCCCGCGCGCTCGTCCTGGCGCTGGCCACCGCATCCGCCGAGCACGGCGTCGACGGACTGTGGCTCCAGGTGCTCGCCGGCAACACGGCGGCGCACGCCCTCTACGCGTCGCTCGGCTTCCGGCCGGCATCGCGCTACGCCTACTGGTCCTGA
- the galU gene encoding UTP--glucose-1-phosphate uridylyltransferase GalU — protein sequence MTSYVTKAVIPAAGLGTRFLPATKAMPKEMLPVVDKPAIQYVVEEAVTSGLNDVLLITGRNKNALENHFDRNAELEDALEKKGDRDKLLKVSYSTSLADMHYVRQGDPKGLGHAVLRAKMHIGHEPFAVLLGDDIIDARDPLLSRMLEVQHALNTTVVALMEVPPESIHLYGAAAVVETDDEDVVRITGLVEKPSRENAPSNYAVIGRYVLRPEIFDILEKTEPGKGGEIQLTDALEGLATAPAWTGGVHGVIFRGRRYDTGDRLDYLKAIVQMAVAREDLGPELLPWLKEFATNAGPAETAPIPTFPALPVAVPAPAPAAASTPAKPRAKAAAAKVAPAADTVAPPRELVPAAGA from the coding sequence TGGGGACCCGCTTCCTGCCCGCGACCAAGGCCATGCCGAAGGAGATGCTCCCGGTGGTCGACAAGCCGGCCATCCAGTACGTCGTCGAGGAGGCCGTCACCTCCGGCCTCAACGACGTGCTCCTCATCACCGGACGCAACAAGAACGCGCTTGAGAACCACTTCGACCGCAATGCCGAGCTGGAGGACGCCCTCGAGAAGAAGGGCGACCGCGACAAGCTCCTCAAGGTCAGCTACTCCACCTCCCTCGCCGACATGCACTACGTGCGCCAGGGCGACCCGAAGGGCCTCGGCCACGCGGTGCTCCGCGCCAAGATGCATATCGGGCACGAGCCGTTCGCCGTGCTCCTCGGCGACGACATCATCGACGCCCGCGACCCGCTGCTCTCCCGCATGCTGGAGGTGCAGCACGCGCTCAACACGACGGTCGTCGCGCTGATGGAGGTGCCGCCGGAGTCCATCCACCTCTACGGCGCCGCCGCGGTGGTGGAGACCGATGACGAGGACGTGGTGCGCATCACCGGACTGGTCGAGAAGCCCAGCCGTGAGAACGCGCCGTCGAACTACGCGGTCATCGGGCGGTACGTCCTGCGGCCGGAGATCTTCGACATCCTGGAGAAGACGGAGCCGGGCAAGGGCGGCGAGATCCAGCTGACGGATGCGCTCGAGGGCCTCGCGACCGCTCCCGCGTGGACGGGCGGCGTGCACGGCGTCATCTTCCGCGGGCGCCGGTACGACACCGGCGATCGGCTCGACTACCTGAAGGCGATCGTGCAGATGGCGGTCGCCCGGGAGGATCTCGGTCCGGAGCTCCTGCCGTGGCTGAAGGAGTTCGCCACGAACGCCGGCCCGGCCGAGACCGCGCCCATCCCGACGTTCCCGGCACTCCCGGTCGCCGTCCCGGCGCCTGCGCCGGCCGCCGCCTCGACGCCTGCCAAGCCCCGGGCGAAGGCCGCCGCCGCGAAGGTCGCCCCCGCGGCCGACACGGTGGCTCCGCCCCGCGAGCTCGTCCCCGCCGCCGGCGCCTGA